The following are encoded in a window of Lichenicola cladoniae genomic DNA:
- a CDS encoding Nramp family divalent metal transporter, whose protein sequence is MYTISSRLVPFSGKSLLIATSPTLTDRTQHALGETLSGRRHGIRSLLPLMGPAVVASVAYVDPGNYVANIQAGARYGYALLWVVVVANLIAMFFQAQAARLGIVTGRNLAELSRDRFSTPVTMAMWLLTEAAAMATDLAEFIGGAVGLSLLLHVGLLVGMSTMGVLTLLLLNMQKRGFRPLEIVIAGLVAAISISYLGELLIAPADWGAVLYHSVVPSIPDPAAITLCIGLVGATVMPHAIYLHSSLTQNRVVLHNDTERARMVRFSNREVVFALTIAGLVNMAMVVMAACFHGNHAEIDSLEGAYHTLTPLLGRAAALIFLISLLASGLSSSLVATMAGQVVMQGFVGFRIPIWIRRLVTMLPSFIVIALGANVTSALLWSQVVLSFVLPLPMITLLMISRDRRVMGRFRMNGRTLVMASIMVAFVSILNVTLLLQTAGLLPA, encoded by the coding sequence GTGTACACGATCTCATCGCGGCTGGTTCCCTTTTCCGGAAAGTCTCTCCTCATCGCCACCTCTCCGACCCTGACCGACCGGACCCAGCATGCCCTCGGCGAAACCCTCAGCGGTCGGCGCCATGGCATCCGTAGCCTGCTGCCGCTGATGGGGCCGGCTGTCGTGGCGTCGGTCGCCTATGTCGATCCGGGCAACTATGTCGCCAACATCCAGGCCGGTGCCCGCTACGGCTACGCGCTGCTCTGGGTCGTGGTGGTGGCCAACCTGATCGCGATGTTCTTCCAGGCACAGGCGGCCCGGCTCGGCATCGTCACCGGCCGCAACCTGGCCGAACTGTCGCGCGACCGCTTCTCGACCCCGGTGACGATGGCGATGTGGCTGCTCACCGAGGCGGCAGCGATGGCAACCGACCTCGCCGAATTCATCGGCGGTGCGGTCGGGTTGTCGCTGCTGCTGCATGTGGGCCTGCTGGTCGGCATGTCGACCATGGGCGTGCTGACACTGCTGCTGCTCAACATGCAGAAGCGCGGCTTCCGACCGCTGGAGATCGTGATCGCCGGCCTGGTCGCGGCGATCAGCATCAGCTACCTCGGCGAGCTGCTGATCGCGCCGGCCGACTGGGGAGCGGTGCTGTATCACAGCGTTGTGCCGAGCATTCCCGATCCGGCCGCGATCACCCTGTGCATCGGCCTGGTCGGCGCCACGGTCATGCCGCACGCGATCTACCTGCATTCGAGCCTGACCCAGAACCGGGTCGTCCTGCACAACGACACCGAGCGGGCCCGCATGGTCCGGTTCTCGAACCGCGAGGTGGTGTTCGCGCTGACCATCGCCGGGCTGGTGAACATGGCAATGGTGGTCATGGCCGCCTGCTTCCATGGCAACCACGCCGAGATCGACAGCCTGGAAGGCGCTTACCACACGCTGACGCCGTTGCTCGGCCGCGCGGCCGCGCTGATCTTCCTGATCTCGCTTTTGGCGTCGGGCCTGTCGAGTTCGCTGGTGGCCACGATGGCCGGTCAGGTGGTGATGCAGGGGTTCGTCGGCTTCCGAATCCCGATCTGGATCCGCCGGCTGGTGACGATGCTGCCGTCGTTCATCGTGATCGCGCTCGGCGCCAACGTGACCAGCGCCTTGCTGTGGAGTCAGGTGGTGCTGAGCTTCGTGCTGCCGCTGCCGATGATCACCCTGTTGATGATCAGCCGAGACAGGCGGGTGATGGGCCGGTTCCGCATGAACGGCCGGACCCTGGTCATGGCCTCGATCATGGTGGCCTTCGTGTCGATCCTGAACGTGACGCTTCTGCTTCAGACTGCCGGACTGCTGCCTGCGTGA
- a CDS encoding putative bifunctional diguanylate cyclase/phosphodiesterase produces MPRRNTGQEPADPGLDGYAALAATSHAVIVTDATRPDGPIVFANDAFRLLTGYSQAEILGRNCRFLQGVDTDPLAVAEIRLAVASGQSLNRRILNYHKDGTSFWNDLTIDPIHDAAGQVTGFIGLQMNSDAIHPADEARTVAESELRGIASDIPGYIFRRVMRTDATIEMVYCSPSLSRMLGITQADATKSFYDYVHPDDHGALNTAIRSSAADMSVFREEFRLVSKTGTVHWLRSEAPPRRTDDGEIVWDGIAIEISAEKRWKTEIAQLALSDPLTGLLTREAWWQAMTMRMNTASDDANRFALFYIDIQAFRDLNDTLGQRRCDDILREIAQRLAAHALSGEGIAGRLGGDEFAVLVPVSAHDDALPLLADALIAALALPMQIGKRSLAIRTCIGATLYESRNSTGAADKDFAIELMIQAELALRWAKQPGCSGYVLYSRSQDDRFHNQAILARSLERAIDDDELELHYQPVVDLASGRIVSAEALVRWNHPTLGLQRPDLFVPIAEKSGLIVQLGRWVLNQAMRQRTAWLNAGLMPPPIAINVSGNQLLDTAFVEFAKQALATQNADARDFEIELTEGQLIEASPQIMSSLHALRTMGFTIAIDDFGSGHATFRYLRDFPVDKVKIDQMFVRKLVVGSSDALIIRAIISLARGMEIEFVAEGIETEMQREFLQREGCRIGQGYLFSVPLVAEDFAWLLANDCRLPLSAPTEDS; encoded by the coding sequence TTGCCAAGACGGAACACGGGCCAGGAGCCTGCCGATCCCGGCCTCGACGGCTATGCGGCGCTGGCCGCGACATCGCATGCCGTTATCGTCACCGATGCGACCCGGCCCGACGGGCCTATCGTATTCGCGAACGACGCCTTCAGGCTCCTGACTGGGTATTCGCAGGCTGAAATCCTCGGGCGCAACTGTCGGTTCCTGCAAGGCGTCGACACCGACCCGCTCGCGGTCGCCGAAATACGCCTGGCAGTTGCGTCGGGCCAGTCGCTGAACCGCAGGATATTGAACTACCACAAGGACGGCACGTCTTTCTGGAACGACCTCACGATCGACCCGATCCACGATGCGGCCGGGCAGGTAACGGGTTTCATCGGGCTGCAGATGAACTCGGATGCCATCCATCCGGCGGACGAGGCAAGGACGGTAGCGGAGTCCGAGCTCCGGGGCATCGCAAGCGACATACCGGGCTATATCTTCAGGCGCGTGATGCGAACGGATGCCACGATCGAGATGGTCTATTGCAGCCCGTCCCTGAGCAGGATGCTCGGGATCACGCAGGCGGACGCCACGAAATCCTTCTATGACTACGTCCATCCGGACGATCATGGCGCGCTGAACACGGCGATCCGCTCCTCGGCCGCCGACATGTCGGTTTTCCGGGAGGAGTTCAGGCTCGTTTCCAAGACCGGCACCGTACACTGGCTGCGCAGCGAGGCTCCGCCCCGACGGACGGACGATGGCGAGATCGTATGGGATGGTATCGCGATCGAGATCAGCGCAGAGAAACGCTGGAAAACCGAGATCGCGCAGCTGGCCCTGAGCGATCCGCTGACCGGTCTTCTCACGCGCGAAGCATGGTGGCAGGCCATGACCATGCGGATGAACACAGCAAGCGACGATGCGAACCGCTTCGCACTCTTCTACATCGATATCCAGGCGTTCCGCGATCTCAATGATACGCTCGGCCAGCGCCGGTGCGATGACATCCTGCGCGAGATTGCACAGAGGCTCGCGGCGCATGCGCTTTCAGGCGAAGGGATAGCGGGCCGGCTCGGCGGCGACGAGTTTGCAGTGCTTGTTCCGGTCTCCGCCCACGACGACGCCCTTCCCCTGCTCGCCGACGCGCTGATCGCCGCTCTTGCACTGCCGATGCAGATCGGCAAGCGTTCGCTGGCGATCAGGACCTGTATTGGCGCGACCCTCTACGAGAGCCGGAACAGTACGGGTGCGGCCGATAAGGACTTTGCGATCGAGTTGATGATCCAGGCGGAACTGGCACTCCGCTGGGCCAAGCAGCCGGGCTGCAGCGGCTATGTTCTCTATTCGCGGTCGCAGGATGATCGCTTCCATAATCAGGCCATTCTTGCCAGGTCGCTGGAGCGCGCCATCGATGACGACGAACTGGAACTTCATTATCAGCCGGTCGTCGATCTCGCATCCGGCCGGATCGTGTCCGCCGAGGCGTTGGTTCGATGGAACCACCCGACGCTCGGACTGCAAAGACCCGATCTCTTCGTTCCCATAGCCGAAAAATCCGGCCTGATCGTCCAGCTTGGCCGCTGGGTGCTCAACCAGGCAATGCGCCAGCGGACGGCGTGGCTGAATGCCGGTCTGATGCCACCGCCGATCGCAATCAATGTATCGGGGAATCAGTTGCTCGATACAGCCTTCGTCGAGTTCGCCAAGCAAGCGCTGGCTACCCAGAACGCGGATGCGAGGGACTTCGAGATCGAGCTGACGGAAGGTCAGTTGATCGAGGCATCGCCGCAGATCATGAGTTCGCTGCACGCACTGCGGACCATGGGTTTCACCATCGCCATCGACGATTTCGGCAGTGGTCATGCAACGTTTCGTTATCTGCGCGACTTTCCGGTGGACAAGGTAAAGATCGACCAGATGTTCGTGCGCAAGCTCGTGGTCGGCTCGAGCGATGCGTTGATTATTCGCGCGATCATCTCGCTGGCCCGCGGCATGGAAATAGAGTTCGTCGCCGAAGGGATCGAGACCGAAATGCAGCGGGAGTTTCTGCAGCGCGAGGGATGCAGGATCGGCCAGGGCTACCTCTTCAGCGTGCCGCTGGTCGCCGAGGATTTTGCCTGGTTGCTGGCAAACGATTGTCGGCTGCCGCTGTCCGCACCCACCGAGGACTCCTGA
- the mntR gene encoding manganese-binding transcriptional regulator MntR — protein MYTKCSLGYNSVNRPEWRYRAADMTSPRHPALQHDKDGERPVLAEHHDRARTAQTRVLLEDYVELISDLAGEGQAVGPSSLARHLGVSHASVIKSIGRLGREGLATTLPYRGVSLTETGQAMAARVRRRHRVVVALLRAVGVPEAEAEADAEGIEHHVSNATLEAFERFLTASQKPCTRAIDPD, from the coding sequence GTGTACACCAAGTGTAGCCTCGGCTACAATTCGGTCAACCGCCCCGAATGGCGTTATCGTGCCGCCGACATGACAAGCCCGCGACACCCGGCACTGCAGCACGACAAGGACGGCGAGCGGCCCGTGCTGGCGGAACATCATGACCGCGCGCGGACTGCACAGACGCGCGTGCTGCTGGAGGACTATGTCGAACTGATTTCCGATCTCGCCGGCGAAGGCCAGGCGGTCGGCCCCAGCTCGCTGGCGCGCCATCTCGGGGTCAGCCACGCCAGCGTCATCAAGAGCATCGGCCGGCTTGGACGCGAAGGGTTGGCAACTACCCTGCCCTATCGCGGCGTATCCCTCACCGAGACCGGCCAGGCCATGGCGGCCCGTGTCCGGCGTCGGCATCGGGTCGTCGTGGCGTTGCTGCGTGCGGTCGGGGTGCCGGAAGCCGAGGCAGAGGCCGATGCCGAGGGGATCGAACACCATGTCTCGAACGCGACGCTCGAAGCGTTCGAACGCTTCCTGACGGCGTCGCAAAAGCCTTGCACACGCGCAATTGATCCCGATTGA
- a CDS encoding response regulator yields the protein MFLNRVLIVEDEAMISMMIEDCLDHLGYDVVAVASHLDDGLEKARTLDIDVAVLDVNLHGKLSYPIAEMLVDRHIPFIFATGYGRAGLPENLRNVLVVTKPFREQQLADALRAATAGASTSGMDPLAR from the coding sequence TTGTTCCTGAACCGTGTGCTGATCGTCGAGGACGAGGCGATGATCTCGATGATGATCGAGGATTGCCTGGATCATCTCGGCTACGATGTCGTCGCGGTCGCATCGCATCTCGATGACGGGCTGGAAAAGGCACGCACGCTGGACATCGACGTCGCGGTGCTCGACGTGAATCTGCATGGAAAGCTCAGCTATCCGATCGCGGAGATGCTGGTGGACCGACATATCCCGTTCATCTTCGCCACCGGATACGGAAGGGCCGGGCTGCCGGAAAACCTTCGCAACGTGCTGGTCGTGACCAAGCCGTTCCGCGAGCAGCAACTGGCCGACGCGCTGCGGGCCGCGACCGCCGGGGCATCGACCAGCGGGATGGATCCGCTCGCCAGGTAG
- a CDS encoding glycine betaine ABC transporter substrate-binding protein, with translation MSFISSLTLGHLDNRQHEAAAAAVLRVLEAHDIEVEMVAGDRDTLFSSLRDGNIDLLATAWLPDIDPMLADPATAEILGSVLYRPYLLWAVPASLDIAGLRSIADLSKPDIASVIDHAIVLPRRLETYAIRVLAAYDLEQAGYRLDVLDDEAAYAHASTALDATAARVLPLWQPHALAHGGRLRPLDDPRAALPARQEAKLLLRTGLRASLDPHLLDELGELTLGNPVVSALEYAMRTDGMTADEAAEAWQRGRLTPRA, from the coding sequence ATGAGCTTCATCTCCAGCCTGACTTTGGGCCATCTCGACAACCGGCAGCACGAGGCCGCTGCCGCTGCGGTGCTGCGGGTGCTCGAGGCGCACGACATCGAGGTCGAGATGGTGGCCGGCGATCGCGATACGCTGTTCAGCTCCCTGCGCGATGGCAACATCGACCTGCTGGCGACCGCCTGGCTCCCCGACATCGACCCGATGCTGGCCGATCCCGCGACCGCGGAGATCCTCGGCAGCGTCCTTTATCGGCCCTATCTGCTGTGGGCGGTGCCCGCGTCGCTCGACATCGCCGGCCTGCGCTCGATCGCCGACCTGTCGAAGCCGGATATCGCTTCGGTGATCGACCACGCGATCGTCCTGCCACGCCGGCTCGAAACGTATGCCATCCGCGTCCTGGCCGCCTACGACCTGGAGCAGGCCGGCTACCGGCTCGATGTGCTGGATGACGAGGCGGCCTATGCCCATGCATCCACGGCACTCGACGCGACGGCCGCCAGGGTGCTGCCGCTGTGGCAACCGCATGCACTGGCGCATGGCGGCCGGCTGCGCCCGCTGGATGACCCCAGGGCGGCGCTCCCGGCCCGGCAGGAGGCCAAGCTGCTGCTCCGGACGGGGCTGCGCGCCTCGCTCGATCCGCATCTGCTGGACGAATTGGGGGAACTCACCCTCGGCAACCCGGTGGTCAGCGCGCTCGAATATGCCATGCGCACCGACGGCATGACGGCGGACGAGGCGGCGGAGGCCTGGCAGCGCGGACGGTTGACCCCCCGTGCGTGA
- a CDS encoding circadian clock KaiB family protein: protein MHPVDPPPDGIDASGEGAGEEPAVYLRLYVARSTPNSVRAERNLTTVLASLKHERVLRFLEVIDVFLQPRRAVTEGVIVTPTLIGLCGDKRIVLMGDLADRSQLEGVLAGLSKD, encoded by the coding sequence ATGCATCCGGTTGACCCGCCCCCGGACGGCATCGACGCCTCCGGCGAGGGCGCCGGTGAAGAGCCGGCCGTCTACCTGCGACTTTATGTGGCCCGGTCCACGCCCAACTCGGTGCGCGCGGAACGCAATCTGACTACCGTGCTCGCGTCCCTGAAGCACGAGCGCGTGCTCCGTTTCCTGGAAGTGATCGATGTGTTCCTGCAGCCCAGGCGCGCCGTTACCGAGGGTGTCATCGTCACTCCGACGCTCATCGGGCTTTGCGGCGACAAACGGATCGTGCTGATGGGAGATCTGGCCGACCGGAGCCAGCTGGAAGGCGTTCTCGCAGGACTGTCGAAGGACTGA
- a CDS encoding nucleoside triphosphate hydrolase — MSEHLTVSSLVERVLAEQSASRRIIAIAGAPGSGKSTTAETLKERINAVRPGHADILPMDGYHFDDMVLNARGDRARKGSPHTFDLDGFRAMLQRLRADDGRDIAVPVFDRSIEIARAGGRIVPASARIILAEGNYLLLDQPGWRDLGPLFDLTVMLDVTEDILVERLLERWAGFDYDEAAIVTKMEGNDLPNVRLVLANSRPADIMISSPETPA; from the coding sequence ATGTCCGAGCACCTGACCGTTTCGTCCCTGGTCGAGCGGGTCCTGGCCGAACAGTCGGCGTCGCGCCGGATCATCGCGATCGCCGGTGCTCCCGGTTCCGGCAAGTCGACGACCGCCGAGACGCTCAAGGAGCGGATCAATGCCGTGCGCCCCGGTCATGCCGATATCCTGCCGATGGATGGCTATCATTTCGACGACATGGTGCTGAACGCACGTGGCGACCGCGCCCGCAAGGGATCGCCGCACACATTCGATCTGGATGGGTTCCGCGCCATGCTGCAACGTCTGCGCGCCGATGACGGACGTGATATCGCGGTGCCGGTGTTCGACCGGTCGATCGAGATCGCGCGTGCCGGCGGCCGTATCGTCCCGGCATCGGCCCGCATCATCCTGGCGGAAGGAAACTACCTGCTCCTGGACCAGCCGGGCTGGCGGGATCTCGGCCCGCTGTTCGATCTGACCGTCATGCTCGATGTCACCGAGGACATACTGGTAGAACGACTGCTCGAGCGCTGGGCAGGGTTCGATTATGACGAGGCGGCGATCGTCACCAAGATGGAAGGGAACGACCTCCCGAACGTGCGGCTGGTGCTTGCCAACAGCCGCCCGGCCGACATCATGATCAGCAGCCCCGAGACGCCTGCCTGA
- a CDS encoding histidine kinase dimerization/phosphoacceptor domain -containing protein, giving the protein MEILFTPTEGSSCDREPIRTPGSIQPHGIMLVASIDSLLVTHVAGDVERVLGIEDWHGQGLDIMLGETLAANIASLRGPDAVDGFMGQLRTTAGALLDVNVHRSVPHLIIELEPANDVGVRAGQAMERVAIIAAGFEQSASPIDVCRRAAAEVRILTGFDRVMVYQFLDDGAGTVLAEDRHDDVHGFLNHHFPGSDIPQQARELYVRNLFRVIPDSFYQPAELRPAWTDPQPLDMSDASLRSVSLIHVRYLQNMGVRASASFSIVIGGILWGLVACHNMIPRRIPHDVRITCRALVGNLALQIKAKEEAEGYLQRIRLRACEDEIVAVLSEEGPLETVLSSHLDEVGRMMNGDGVAVLRGHELVSTGHCPAEHELRELAVWLIARSLVPVFASASLAKTYPEAERFQKFGSGLLAITLSADEPWLLCWFRAERLETVNWAGNPHKPAETDHAAPLTPRASFADWSETVSGRARPWSVAEVEAATRLRAVLLEVQHNRRTRELNQRLTRILLEKDLLLLQKELAIGEVNHRVQNSLGLVSSFLAMQSRASTDPGLHAALEEARRRLTAVALVHRRLYRGDTIDRIDAGHYVRELCADTFAFMGQDWMGHFTLDVDAVMIPADWAVTLGLVLTELLINANKYAYAGASGPIRVGLDRTPTHVSMVVADRGIGRSSHQMGFGSRIMDGLVKQLGGTLTETDNQPGLRVEISIPIQPVAAIPM; this is encoded by the coding sequence ATGGAGATCCTGTTCACACCGACCGAAGGCTCCTCCTGCGACCGGGAGCCCATTCGTACGCCGGGGTCGATCCAGCCGCACGGCATCATGCTGGTGGCGTCGATCGACAGCCTGCTCGTCACGCATGTCGCGGGCGACGTCGAGCGCGTGCTCGGCATCGAGGACTGGCACGGCCAGGGTCTTGACATCATGCTGGGCGAGACGCTCGCGGCGAACATCGCGTCCCTCCGCGGTCCGGATGCCGTGGATGGTTTCATGGGCCAGCTCCGGACGACCGCCGGCGCCCTGCTGGATGTGAATGTCCATCGCAGCGTCCCGCACCTCATCATCGAGCTGGAGCCGGCCAACGACGTCGGCGTGCGGGCCGGGCAGGCGATGGAGCGGGTGGCGATCATCGCGGCGGGGTTTGAGCAGTCGGCGTCGCCGATCGATGTTTGCAGGCGGGCGGCGGCGGAGGTCCGCATCCTTACCGGTTTCGACCGCGTAATGGTTTACCAGTTTCTCGACGATGGCGCCGGAACCGTGCTGGCCGAGGACCGGCATGACGACGTGCACGGGTTTCTCAACCATCATTTCCCGGGTTCGGACATTCCGCAACAGGCGCGCGAGCTCTATGTGCGCAACCTGTTCCGGGTGATCCCGGACTCGTTCTACCAGCCGGCCGAGCTGAGACCGGCCTGGACCGATCCGCAGCCGCTCGACATGAGCGATGCCAGCCTGCGCAGCGTCTCGCTGATCCATGTGCGCTACCTGCAGAACATGGGGGTGCGGGCGTCCGCATCGTTCTCGATCGTGATCGGCGGCATTCTGTGGGGACTGGTCGCGTGTCACAACATGATCCCGCGCAGGATCCCGCACGATGTCCGCATCACCTGCCGGGCGCTGGTCGGCAATCTCGCCCTGCAGATCAAGGCGAAGGAGGAGGCGGAAGGCTATCTCCAGCGGATCCGGCTGCGCGCCTGCGAGGACGAGATCGTCGCGGTGCTGTCCGAGGAGGGCCCGCTCGAGACCGTGCTCTCGAGCCATCTCGACGAGGTCGGCCGCATGATGAACGGCGATGGCGTCGCCGTGCTGCGCGGGCACGAGCTGGTCAGCACCGGCCATTGCCCCGCCGAGCACGAGCTGCGCGAGCTGGCGGTCTGGCTGATCGCGCGCAGCCTGGTGCCAGTTTTCGCCAGTGCCAGTCTTGCAAAAACCTATCCTGAGGCGGAACGGTTCCAGAAATTCGGCAGTGGCCTGCTGGCGATCACCTTGTCCGCCGACGAGCCCTGGCTGCTGTGCTGGTTCAGGGCCGAGCGGCTAGAAACGGTCAACTGGGCCGGCAATCCACACAAGCCAGCCGAAACCGATCATGCCGCGCCGTTGACGCCCCGGGCGTCGTTCGCCGACTGGTCGGAAACCGTCAGCGGCCGTGCACGGCCCTGGTCGGTCGCGGAGGTCGAGGCCGCCACCAGGCTGCGGGCGGTGCTGCTGGAGGTGCAGCACAACCGCCGGACCCGGGAGCTCAACCAGCGGCTGACCCGAATCCTGCTGGAAAAGGACCTGCTGCTGCTGCAGAAGGAGCTGGCGATCGGCGAGGTGAATCATCGCGTCCAGAACAGCCTCGGCCTGGTCTCGAGTTTTCTTGCCATGCAGTCGCGCGCATCGACCGATCCCGGCCTGCACGCCGCGCTGGAAGAGGCGCGGCGGCGCTTGACCGCGGTGGCACTGGTACATCGGCGCCTGTATCGCGGCGACACGATCGACCGGATCGATGCCGGCCATTATGTCCGGGAGCTCTGCGCGGACACCTTCGCGTTCATGGGCCAGGACTGGATGGGACACTTCACCCTGGACGTCGATGCGGTCATGATCCCCGCCGACTGGGCGGTCACGCTCGGACTGGTCCTCACCGAGTTGCTGATCAACGCCAACAAATATGCCTATGCGGGTGCGTCGGGCCCGATCCGGGTCGGGCTGGATCGGACGCCGACGCATGTCAGCATGGTCGTAGCGGACCGGGGCATCGGCCGAAGCTCGCACCAGATGGGTTTCGGCTCCCGGATCATGGATGGGCTGGTCAAGCAGCTTGGCGGAACGTTGACCGAAACCGACAACCAGCCGGGTCTGCGGGTCGAGATCAGCATCCCGATCCAGCCGGTGGCGGCGATCCCGATGTGA
- the kaiC gene encoding circadian clock protein KaiC: MNAKEPAAKAPSVPHGRTIEKVITGIPGFDEISFGGLPRGRLTAVVGSPGAGKTVFALQTIINRLITLDEACIFVTFEEPLSRIRSNIASFDWKADILENPMFRFVDARLPEQAVMTGAFDIDGLLAGLTALVEEIGARNIVFDGIDMLLSSLQDERLERQELLRLGHWISNSDISAIVTVKTFVAGDRDQIRADFLLYMTDCLIVLTETVTATGSSRTIRIAKYRGSGFAGNPVPVVIGSSGIDVVAFKGQRVDYPTFLDRLSSGVPRLDALLNGGYLRGSSTLISGSPGTSKTSLAVSFIAAACARGDRALLVSFDESGAQIVANMSSIGIDLAPHIESGLLSICSFLSGGRSPEQFFVEIRNQFEADRTDCLVIDPISALLKTDYPFSAMICENLLDMAKSRGATVVCTSLLDQASHSTELSASQVSTIADTWLHVSYVARDGERNRALTIIKSRGTGHSNQVRQLVLEASGIDLVDVYVAEGEVLMGSGRAQKEAETERLHVLEQIVAERQRLNLDRQLAEARAQVQAAALELGWKQREADLLTLAEKNRQEVYREAAIERLGLRRATDDLPPAEISTTQDILQDQNNASG; this comes from the coding sequence ATGAATGCAAAGGAACCAGCTGCCAAGGCACCGAGCGTACCGCATGGCCGGACAATCGAGAAGGTCATCACCGGCATACCGGGATTCGACGAGATCAGCTTCGGTGGACTGCCGCGAGGTCGGCTGACGGCTGTCGTCGGTTCCCCCGGCGCGGGCAAGACGGTATTCGCGCTTCAGACCATTATCAATCGCCTGATTACGCTCGACGAGGCTTGCATCTTTGTCACGTTCGAGGAACCGCTGTCCCGGATCCGGAGCAACATCGCCTCCTTCGACTGGAAGGCCGACATTCTCGAAAACCCGATGTTCCGGTTTGTCGATGCACGGCTACCGGAACAAGCCGTGATGACCGGCGCGTTCGACATCGATGGCTTGCTTGCCGGACTGACCGCACTGGTCGAGGAGATCGGTGCACGCAACATCGTGTTCGACGGGATCGACATGTTGCTCAGCAGTCTTCAGGACGAACGGCTCGAGCGGCAGGAGTTGCTGCGCCTCGGTCATTGGATAAGCAATTCGGATATATCGGCTATCGTGACGGTCAAGACATTCGTAGCCGGAGACCGGGACCAGATCCGGGCCGATTTCCTCCTCTATATGACCGACTGCCTCATCGTCCTGACAGAAACCGTCACGGCGACCGGATCGTCACGGACCATCCGCATCGCCAAGTATCGAGGATCCGGATTTGCAGGCAACCCGGTGCCCGTCGTCATTGGATCATCCGGCATCGATGTTGTCGCTTTCAAGGGACAACGGGTTGATTATCCCACCTTCCTGGACCGGCTATCCTCGGGCGTGCCAAGGCTCGATGCGCTGCTCAATGGGGGGTATCTCCGCGGCAGCAGCACCTTGATCTCGGGTTCACCCGGTACATCCAAGACCAGCCTGGCCGTCAGTTTCATTGCCGCGGCCTGTGCTCGCGGTGATCGTGCTTTGCTGGTCAGCTTCGATGAGAGCGGCGCCCAGATCGTTGCGAACATGAGCTCGATCGGGATCGACCTTGCTCCTCATATCGAGAGCGGCCTGCTCTCCATCTGCTCGTTCCTCTCGGGAGGGCGAAGCCCGGAACAATTCTTTGTTGAAATCCGGAACCAGTTCGAGGCTGACCGGACCGATTGCCTGGTCATCGACCCGATTTCCGCGTTGTTGAAAACGGATTATCCATTCTCGGCGATGATCTGCGAGAACCTCCTGGACATGGCGAAGTCGAGGGGAGCCACCGTGGTGTGCACCTCATTGCTGGACCAGGCGAGCCACAGCACCGAGTTGTCGGCAAGCCAGGTGTCAACGATCGCCGATACATGGCTGCATGTTTCGTATGTCGCTCGCGACGGAGAACGTAATCGCGCGCTGACCATCATCAAATCGAGGGGCACCGGACATTCGAACCAGGTGCGTCAGCTGGTGCTCGAGGCGTCCGGGATCGATCTCGTCGACGTCTATGTTGCCGAGGGTGAAGTACTGATGGGGAGTGGGCGGGCGCAGAAGGAAGCCGAGACCGAGCGGCTCCATGTCCTCGAGCAGATCGTCGCGGAACGACAACGCCTCAATCTTGACCGTCAACTGGCGGAAGCGCGTGCACAGGTCCAGGCGGCTGCACTGGAACTTGGATGGAAGCAGCGGGAGGCCGACCTGCTCACCCTGGCCGAAAAGAATCGTCAGGAAGTCTACCGCGAAGCCGCCATCGAGCGGCTGGGGCTGAGACGTGCTACCGACGATCTCCCTCCGGCAGAAATTTCGACAACCCAGGATATCCTACAGGATCAAAACAATGCATCCGGTTGA